The Wolbachia endosymbiont of Ctenocephalides felis wCfeT genomic interval TCGATTTTGAAAATATAGAAAACTACTTAAATTAACTTATCAGCCTCAGCCCAGACCTGATATAACAAAAAATAATGGGAGTTGTTTTACTCCCATTATTCAAGCAAGTAGAAATTGAGAAAACAAAAAATACTAAAAACTTATTTTTGTAACATAGCTAAGATTGTTGCTTCTGCTACTTTTTCCTCGTTAACGTATGCAATACATTCAAACTTGCATGCACTCAAACGTGCATTCTTAATGTTAGATTGAAGAACTAATGTATCCCCTGGAATAACTGGTTTTCTAAATTTTGCATTTTCAATGGACATAAAGTAAACAACCCTGTCCTTCATTGCATCCTGACTTTCCTGACCCAGAACACATATTGCAGATGCTTGAGCTAGGGATTCAATTATTAAAACTCCAGGCATTATCGGATGGCCAGGAAAATGACCACTAAAAAATGGCTCATTGAAGGTAACATTTTTGATTGCTTTTATGCTCTTACCAGGGTCATACTCTATCACTCTATCTACCAAAAGAAATGGATAAGAGTGTGGTAGTATTTTTATGATATCGTTAATACCAAACTGCATGCTTATTTCAAAGTAAATTCTGGTATTTCTGTATTGATATCTTTTAATACAATCTCTGATAAGTCAATGTTATCCATAGAGTATAAAACTTGATTCTTTTTTGAAATGAATAGCACTAAATCTATGTTGTTTTTTTTTGCTGCCTTTTTAGCAACTTCTTTTATCTTATTAAAGATATTTTCCACTGCATCTCGGTAACTTTCTTCCAGATGTGATGCCTTTCTAGTATAATTATCTCTAGCATTTACAGCAAGTTTATTAAACTGTTCTGTCTTTTCTTTTTTTGCTTCCTCTGACAAAAGCTCAAATTCCTCTTTCGATGGCTTATACCTTTCTAATTCACTT includes:
- a CDS encoding OmpH family outer membrane protein: MKYLQLFLMAICLFASLSAVYIASSGCSSAGVRGANVAAVVDSDKIINESLALQTIQKQVNEQNSKLRQEFESELERYKPSKEEFELLSEEAKKEKTEQFNKLAVNARDNYTRKASHLEESYRDAVENIFNKIKEVAKKAAKKNNIDLVLFISKKNQVLYSMDNIDLSEIVLKDINTEIPEFTLK
- the fabZ gene encoding 3-hydroxyacyl-ACP dehydratase FabZ, coding for MQFGINDIIKILPHSYPFLLVDRVIEYDPGKSIKAIKNVTFNEPFFSGHFPGHPIMPGVLIIESLAQASAICVLGQESQDAMKDRVVYFMSIENAKFRKPVIPGDTLVLQSNIKNARLSACKFECIAYVNEEKVAEATILAMLQK